From a single Aquipuribacter nitratireducens genomic region:
- a CDS encoding TIGR03557 family F420-dependent LLM class oxidoreductase, translated as MQVGYKLATEGHDPKEIVELGVHAEQAGFDFVELSDHYHPWLEEQGHSGFTWTMLGTLAARTERIGLATGVTCPIIRYHPAVVAQAAATTALLSDGRFTLGIGAGERLNEHVVGGGWPSVGVRHRMLVEALEIIHRLFEGGYQSYDGQYLTLEDARVFDLPETPVPIAVAAGGPQAARLAADKGDGLFVTEPEASLLETFREAGGTGPAYAEVPLAYGASEEAAAEEAHRTSRWTLSGWKVMAELPNPVNFDAASGTVTLDDVRGQFSCGPDLDAHVEQARPYVEAGYDRLVLMDVGPDAHGFLDVAGEQLVDRVRALGRS; from the coding sequence ATGCAGGTCGGCTACAAGCTCGCGACCGAGGGTCACGACCCGAAGGAGATCGTCGAGCTGGGGGTCCACGCCGAGCAGGCGGGCTTCGACTTCGTCGAGCTCAGCGACCACTACCACCCGTGGCTGGAGGAGCAGGGGCACAGCGGCTTCACGTGGACGATGCTCGGCACGCTCGCGGCGCGCACGGAACGCATCGGCCTCGCGACCGGCGTCACGTGCCCGATCATCCGGTACCACCCGGCGGTCGTCGCCCAGGCGGCCGCGACCACCGCACTGCTGTCCGACGGGCGGTTCACGCTCGGCATCGGCGCGGGGGAGCGGCTCAACGAGCACGTCGTCGGCGGGGGGTGGCCGTCCGTCGGCGTCCGCCACCGCATGCTCGTGGAGGCGCTGGAGATCATCCACCGGCTCTTCGAGGGCGGCTACCAGTCGTACGACGGGCAGTACCTCACGCTCGAGGACGCCCGCGTCTTCGACCTGCCGGAGACCCCTGTCCCGATCGCCGTCGCCGCGGGCGGACCCCAGGCGGCACGGCTCGCCGCCGACAAGGGCGACGGGCTCTTCGTCACCGAGCCCGAGGCGTCGCTGCTCGAGACCTTCCGCGAGGCCGGGGGCACCGGCCCGGCCTACGCCGAGGTCCCGCTCGCCTACGGCGCGAGCGAGGAGGCAGCCGCCGAGGAGGCGCACCGCACGTCCCGGTGGACGCTGTCGGGCTGGAAGGTGATGGCGGAGCTGCCGAACCCCGTCAACTTCGACGCCGCCAGCGGCACGGTCACCCTCGACGACGTCCGCGGGCAGTTCTCGTGCGGCCCCGACCTCGACGCGCACGTCGAGCAGGCCCGGCCGTACGTCGAGGCGGGGTACGACCGCCTCGTGCTGATGGACGTCGGCCCGGACGCGCACGGGTTCCTCGACGTCGCCGGGGAGCAGCTCGTCGACCGGGTGAGGGCCCTCGGCAGGAGCTGA
- a CDS encoding cation:proton antiporter: MVDAVLAATGVLGLTVAALSGRLRRLPVSTAVLGLLAGVLLGPAVLGVVDLGTVLDRHPLVLELTRVLLAVSVMGVALRFPLAELRRLAWPSALLVLVAMPIMALSTAAVAWLTLGAGLSVSLLVGAALCPTDPVLATSAVTGKEAERTLPLRERVLVSAESGANDGLALPVVLVALGVAAGPLAGDGLAPVGEAVARSLVEVVGGVLLGAVAGWLGARALRAGEAHGASEPGPTLFFTLLLGLAVLGAGGLLHVADVLAVFVAGLTFNLVSTGTERDNAIPVDESVDRFGLLPVFLLVGALLPWREWAELGWRGVALVVGVLLLRRLPVVLLLRRPLGLSWAGAGYVGWFGPVGVSALLYLTLEAERLGRQETVLAAGVLVVAASTVVSGVSVPIGLRWYRRVAGPPARSRLPSAGG; the protein is encoded by the coding sequence ATGGTCGACGCCGTCCTCGCCGCGACGGGGGTGCTCGGACTGACCGTGGCCGCGCTGTCGGGGCGGCTGCGGCGCCTGCCCGTGTCCACCGCCGTGCTCGGCCTGCTCGCCGGGGTCCTGCTCGGTCCGGCGGTCCTCGGCGTCGTCGACCTCGGCACCGTCCTCGACCGGCACCCGCTCGTGCTCGAGCTCACCCGCGTGCTGCTCGCCGTGTCCGTCATGGGTGTCGCGCTGCGGTTCCCCCTCGCGGAGCTGCGCCGCCTCGCGTGGCCGTCAGCGCTCCTCGTCCTCGTCGCCATGCCGATCATGGCGTTGTCGACGGCGGCCGTCGCCTGGCTCACCCTCGGCGCCGGTCTGTCGGTCTCGCTCCTCGTCGGCGCGGCGCTGTGCCCCACCGACCCCGTCCTCGCGACGAGCGCCGTCACGGGCAAGGAGGCGGAGCGCACGCTGCCGCTGCGGGAGCGTGTGCTCGTCTCGGCGGAGTCCGGGGCCAACGACGGCCTCGCCCTGCCGGTCGTGCTCGTCGCCCTCGGGGTCGCCGCCGGCCCCCTCGCCGGCGACGGGCTCGCACCCGTCGGGGAGGCGGTGGCGCGCTCGCTCGTCGAGGTGGTGGGGGGCGTGCTGCTCGGTGCGGTCGCAGGTTGGCTCGGCGCCCGGGCGCTGCGCGCGGGCGAGGCCCACGGCGCGAGCGAGCCGGGCCCCACACTGTTCTTCACCCTGCTGCTCGGACTCGCGGTCCTCGGGGCCGGCGGCCTGCTCCACGTCGCCGACGTCCTCGCGGTCTTCGTCGCCGGGCTCACGTTCAACCTCGTCTCGACGGGCACCGAGCGGGACAACGCCATCCCGGTCGACGAGAGCGTCGACAGGTTCGGGCTCCTGCCGGTGTTCCTGCTCGTCGGGGCGCTGCTGCCGTGGCGGGAGTGGGCGGAGCTCGGGTGGCGGGGCGTCGCCCTCGTGGTGGGCGTCCTGCTGCTGCGCCGGCTGCCGGTCGTGCTGCTGCTGCGGCGCCCGCTCGGGCTGTCGTGGGCGGGAGCCGGCTACGTCGGCTGGTTCGGTCCCGTCGGCGTGAGCGCGCTCCTCTACCTCACGCTGGAGGCCGAGCGCCTCGGCAGGCAGGAGACGGTGCTGGCCGCCGGGGTGCTCGTCGTGGCGGCGAGCACCGTCGTCTCCGGTGTCAGCGTCCCGATCGGCCTCCGCTGGTACCGGCGTGTCGCAGGCCCGCCAGCGCGGAGCCGTCTCCCTTCTGCTGGTGGGTGA
- a CDS encoding DUF421 domain-containing protein → MWFDSWSTIGRTVLVGAAAYVSLVVILRLAGKRTLSKLNAFDLVVTVAFGSTLASILLSTEIALAEGVTALALLALLQVVVAWSSRLLPKGRWVVTASPTLLVDDGEVLEDALREQRVTRQDVLQAARSSGVGGLDEVAAVVLESDGSMSVVTHQQKGDGSALAGLRHAGTSGGRSGR, encoded by the coding sequence ATGTGGTTCGACTCCTGGTCCACCATCGGCCGGACCGTCCTCGTGGGGGCGGCCGCCTACGTGTCCCTCGTCGTCATCCTGCGGCTCGCGGGGAAGCGGACGCTGTCGAAGCTCAACGCGTTCGACCTCGTCGTCACCGTCGCGTTCGGCTCGACCCTCGCCTCCATCCTCCTGTCGACGGAGATCGCGCTCGCCGAGGGGGTCACGGCCCTCGCCCTGCTCGCGCTCCTGCAGGTCGTCGTCGCGTGGTCGTCGCGTCTGCTGCCGAAGGGTCGCTGGGTCGTGACGGCGTCGCCGACGCTGCTCGTCGACGACGGCGAGGTCCTCGAGGACGCGCTGCGGGAGCAGCGGGTGACCCGGCAGGACGTCCTGCAGGCCGCCCGGTCGAGCGGGGTCGGGGGCCTCGACGAGGTCGCGGCCGTCGTCCTCGAGAGCGACGGGTCGATGAGCGTCGTCACCCACCAGCAGAAGGGAGACGGCTCCGCGCTGGCGGGCCTGCGACACGCCGGTACCAGCGGAGGCCGATCGGGACGCTGA
- a CDS encoding alpha-amylase family glycosyl hydrolase, with the protein MTATPPTDRPTSWLQDALLYEIYPQSFADSDGDGVGDLRGVLAHLDHLQWLGVDAIWFNPLFASPFRDAGYDVADYLRVAPRYGTNEDLDAVVAAARDRGIHVLLDLVAGHTSDEHEWFQEALRAEDADPAHDRYIWAPERDEPGEEWVPSPGPRRGWYLKNFYDSQPALNFGYRDPDPTKPWQQPVDAPGPQANRQALKDVMRFWFERGVMGFRVDMAFSLVKDDPGYVATTALWRDLRAWLDAEWPDRVIVPEGVEPREPEPPAFHGDFALVIHAMHSSLFDNGGSGRKPWWEPRPPFFDADARGSLDVFLQEWEEHRAHFGDDRPLLLATADHDYARLRVGDRPTEQLPAAFAFLLTWGTTPSVYYGDEIGQRTLVDAPETEGSVCHPGFYDRAACRTPMQWEPGPGAGFSTADPQRFYLPVDTAADRPDVATQAAEETSLLHTVRRLVALRREVAALRVGPSTRVLHRDYPLVYERGGSHVVVVNPARRGYDVVVPEATGARLLLGDGVSADGDRVHVDGFGWAVLETRS; encoded by the coding sequence GTGACGGCGACGCCCCCGACGGACAGGCCGACGAGCTGGCTGCAGGACGCGCTGCTCTACGAGATCTACCCCCAGTCCTTCGCCGACTCCGACGGCGACGGGGTCGGCGACCTGAGGGGCGTCCTCGCCCACCTCGACCACCTGCAGTGGCTGGGCGTCGACGCGATCTGGTTCAACCCGCTGTTCGCCTCGCCCTTCCGCGACGCCGGGTACGACGTGGCGGACTACCTGCGCGTCGCCCCGCGCTACGGGACGAACGAGGACCTCGACGCGGTCGTCGCGGCCGCCCGCGATCGCGGCATCCACGTGCTCCTCGACCTGGTCGCCGGCCACACCTCGGACGAGCACGAGTGGTTCCAGGAGGCGCTGCGCGCGGAGGACGCGGACCCCGCGCACGACCGCTACATCTGGGCGCCGGAGCGGGACGAGCCCGGCGAGGAGTGGGTGCCGAGCCCCGGTCCGCGTCGCGGCTGGTACCTCAAGAACTTCTACGACTCCCAGCCGGCGCTCAACTTCGGCTACCGGGACCCGGACCCGACCAAGCCGTGGCAGCAGCCGGTCGACGCCCCCGGCCCGCAGGCGAACCGGCAGGCCCTGAAGGACGTCATGCGGTTCTGGTTCGAGCGCGGGGTCATGGGGTTCCGGGTCGACATGGCGTTCTCCCTCGTGAAGGACGACCCCGGGTACGTCGCCACGACGGCGCTGTGGCGGGACCTGCGGGCGTGGCTCGACGCCGAGTGGCCCGACCGCGTGATCGTGCCGGAGGGCGTCGAGCCGCGGGAGCCGGAGCCGCCGGCCTTCCACGGGGACTTCGCCCTCGTCATCCACGCGATGCACAGCTCGCTGTTCGACAACGGCGGTTCCGGGCGCAAGCCGTGGTGGGAGCCGCGGCCGCCGTTCTTCGACGCCGACGCGCGAGGGTCCCTCGACGTGTTCCTCCAGGAGTGGGAGGAGCACCGCGCCCACTTCGGTGACGACCGGCCGCTCCTGCTCGCGACCGCCGACCACGACTACGCGCGCCTGCGCGTGGGGGACCGGCCGACCGAGCAGCTGCCGGCGGCGTTCGCGTTCCTCCTCACGTGGGGGACGACGCCGTCGGTGTACTACGGCGACGAGATCGGCCAGCGCACCCTCGTCGACGCCCCCGAGACCGAGGGGAGCGTGTGCCACCCCGGCTTCTACGACCGGGCCGCGTGCCGCACCCCGATGCAGTGGGAGCCCGGCCCCGGGGCGGGGTTCTCGACCGCGGACCCGCAGCGGTTCTACCTCCCGGTGGACACCGCGGCGGACCGTCCCGACGTCGCGACGCAGGCGGCCGAGGAGACGTCGCTGCTCCACACCGTGCGTCGCCTCGTGGCGCTGCGCCGGGAGGTGGCGGCGCTGCGCGTCGGCCCGAGCACGCGCGTGCTCCACCGCGACTACCCGCTCGTGTACGAGCGCGGCGGGTCGCACGTCGTCGTCGTGAACCCCGCCCGTCGCGGCTACGACGTCGTGGTGCCCGAGGCGACCGGCGCGCGGCTGCTCCTCGGTGACGGGGTCAGCGCCGACGGGGACCGCGTCCACGTCGACGGCTTCGGCTGGGCGGTCCTCGAGACGCGCTCGTAG
- a CDS encoding GOLPH3/VPS74 family protein: MLTIADDLLLLVLDDESGRSSLDGSTLDAAVGGGLLLELALAERVDVEESGRLLRQKLVRVVDAAPFDDPVLDSALGTVAERSRTPQDLVSRLGKELRPRLLDRLVERGILRREENRVLGLFPQTRWPAEDSEHEDAVRQRLRDVLVTGLASDERTSALVALLRALDRAHTVLPDLDREQRRTARSRAKAVADGAWAADAVRSSVQAMQTAVLTATTAAAVTTST; encoded by the coding sequence GTGCTCACCATCGCGGACGACCTGCTGCTGCTCGTGCTCGACGACGAGTCCGGACGGAGCTCGCTCGACGGCTCGACCCTCGACGCGGCCGTCGGGGGTGGGCTCCTGCTCGAGCTCGCGCTCGCCGAGCGGGTGGACGTCGAGGAGAGCGGGCGGCTGCTCCGGCAGAAGCTCGTGCGCGTGGTGGACGCCGCCCCGTTCGACGACCCCGTCCTCGACTCCGCGCTCGGGACCGTCGCGGAGAGGTCCCGCACGCCGCAGGACCTCGTGTCGCGGCTCGGGAAGGAGCTGCGGCCGCGGCTGCTCGACCGGCTGGTGGAGCGCGGCATCCTGCGCCGCGAGGAGAACCGCGTCCTCGGCCTCTTCCCGCAGACGCGCTGGCCGGCCGAGGACTCCGAGCACGAGGACGCGGTCCGGCAGCGGCTCCGCGACGTGCTCGTGACCGGCCTCGCGTCGGACGAGCGGACGAGTGCCCTCGTCGCGCTCCTGCGGGCCCTCGACCGCGCCCACACCGTGCTGCCCGACCTCGACCGCGAGCAGCGCCGCACCGCGAGGTCGCGCGCGAAGGCCGTCGCCGACGGGGCATGGGCCGCGGACGCCGTGCGGTCCTCCGTGCAGGCCATGCAGACGGCGGTGCTGACAGCGACGACCGCCGCCGCCGTCACCACCTCGACGTGA
- a CDS encoding nitroreductase family deazaflavin-dependent oxidoreductase: MSGPLRALLAVTAALATLAVVWVLGMRRKDSVVVDLQRRVNRRLLNPRTMATAGRPGAEAAVVRHTGRRSGRAYETPVDVVATGDGFLVGLVYGPRTDWARNVLAAGAAVVVHEGEEHAVDSPRLVPLESVAEHFPRAALRAMKAFGVTQCLRVERADAAVTGT, from the coding sequence GTGTCGGGACCGCTGCGCGCCCTCCTCGCCGTGACCGCCGCGCTCGCGACGCTCGCCGTCGTGTGGGTGCTCGGCATGCGCCGGAAGGACTCGGTCGTCGTCGACCTGCAGCGCCGGGTCAACCGGCGCCTGCTCAACCCGCGCACGATGGCGACGGCGGGGCGTCCCGGCGCGGAGGCCGCCGTCGTCCGTCACACCGGCAGGCGCTCGGGGCGCGCGTACGAGACGCCCGTCGACGTCGTCGCGACGGGGGACGGCTTCCTCGTCGGGCTCGTCTACGGGCCGCGCACCGACTGGGCGCGGAACGTGCTCGCGGCGGGGGCCGCGGTCGTCGTCCACGAGGGCGAGGAGCACGCGGTGGACTCGCCGCGGCTCGTCCCGCTGGAGTCCGTCGCCGAGCACTTCCCCCGCGCGGCGCTCCGGGCGATGAAGGCGTTCGGGGTCACGCAGTGCCTGCGGGTCGAGCGCGCGGATGCCGCCGTCACTGGTACGTGA
- a CDS encoding VOC family protein yields the protein MTARLFAYLSYPDAPRALDWLAAVGFEVVARQDGPDGAVLHAEVRLGDVVCMVASDDAAYAVPPLVGRSTGAGLYLGTASVDEVDDFHAAAVAAGGRSVIDPEDTEWGTRRCRVLDPGGREWSAGTYLPGSSWG from the coding sequence GTGACGGCGCGGCTCTTCGCCTACCTCAGCTACCCGGACGCGCCGCGGGCGCTCGACTGGCTCGCCGCGGTGGGCTTCGAGGTGGTCGCGCGTCAGGACGGGCCCGACGGGGCCGTGCTCCACGCCGAGGTGCGCCTCGGGGACGTCGTCTGCATGGTCGCGAGCGACGACGCCGCGTACGCGGTGCCGCCCCTCGTCGGGCGCTCCACCGGCGCCGGGCTCTACCTCGGCACGGCGTCGGTCGACGAGGTCGACGACTTCCACGCCGCCGCCGTCGCCGCGGGCGGCCGCTCGGTGATCGACCCGGAGGACACCGAGTGGGGCACCCGCCGCTGCCGGGTCCTCGACCCGGGCGGGCGGGAGTGGAGCGCCGGGACGTACCTGCCCGGCAGCAGCTGGGGCTGA
- a CDS encoding N(5)-(carboxyethyl)ornithine synthase has product MERLTIGVVGTTRKPHERRRPLHPAHLQRLDEAVRAHLLVERGYGAHFGATDEEIAPWVGGVVDRDELLGRADVVLLPKPLAADLAEMRDGQVLWGWPHLVQDPGLTQLAVDRRLSVIAWESMNHWNADGSYSLHVFHLNNEIAGYAAVVHALQLRGATGHYGRPLRAAVVSFGSTARGAVRALHAMGVLDVTVITQRDKPAVAAPFAGVVMERFERLDDDPHRTRVLREDGPQDTAAFLAEHDVVVNCILQDTESPLVFVADPAALRPGTLVVDVSVDTGMGFSWARPTSFAEPMVEVGDRVHYYAVDHTPSLYWDSATWTISEALLPWLDVVQRGPRAWAEHPTIGRAVEIEQGEIRNERILTFQGRSAAYPHEVGGTA; this is encoded by the coding sequence ATGGAGCGACTGACGATCGGCGTGGTCGGCACCACGCGGAAGCCGCACGAGCGGCGCCGGCCCCTCCACCCCGCGCACCTGCAGCGGCTCGACGAGGCCGTCCGCGCGCACCTGCTCGTGGAGCGCGGCTACGGCGCGCACTTCGGGGCCACCGACGAGGAGATCGCCCCCTGGGTGGGCGGGGTCGTAGACCGCGACGAGCTCCTCGGCCGCGCCGACGTCGTGCTCCTGCCGAAGCCGCTCGCGGCCGACCTCGCGGAGATGCGGGACGGGCAGGTGCTGTGGGGCTGGCCGCACCTCGTGCAGGACCCGGGGCTCACGCAGCTCGCGGTCGACCGGCGGCTGTCGGTCATCGCGTGGGAGTCGATGAACCACTGGAACGCCGACGGGTCGTACTCCCTCCACGTCTTCCACCTCAACAACGAGATCGCCGGCTACGCCGCGGTCGTGCACGCGCTGCAGCTCCGCGGTGCGACGGGGCACTACGGCCGCCCGCTGCGCGCCGCCGTCGTCTCCTTCGGCTCCACGGCCCGTGGCGCCGTCCGGGCGCTTCACGCCATGGGCGTGCTCGACGTCACCGTCATCACCCAGCGCGACAAGCCGGCCGTCGCGGCGCCGTTCGCGGGCGTCGTCATGGAGCGCTTCGAGCGGCTCGACGACGACCCGCACCGCACCCGCGTGCTGCGCGAGGACGGGCCCCAGGACACCGCCGCGTTCCTCGCCGAGCACGACGTCGTCGTCAACTGCATCCTCCAGGACACCGAGAGCCCGCTCGTCTTCGTCGCCGACCCCGCCGCCCTGCGGCCGGGCACCCTCGTCGTCGACGTGTCCGTCGACACCGGCATGGGGTTCTCGTGGGCGCGCCCGACGTCGTTCGCCGAGCCGATGGTGGAGGTCGGCGACCGCGTCCACTACTACGCGGTCGACCACACGCCGTCGCTGTACTGGGACTCCGCCACGTGGACCATCAGCGAGGCGCTGCTCCCGTGGCTCGACGTCGTCCAGCGCGGACCGCGGGCGTGGGCCGAGCACCCGACGATCGGGCGGGCGGTCGAGATCGAGCAGGGAGAGATCCGCAACGAGCGGATCCTCACGTTCCAGGGCCGCTCGGCGGCCTACCCGCACGAGGTCGGAGGGACCGCGTGA
- the aceB gene encoding malate synthase A: protein MTARPDGVLVSGEAYPDVLTPEALAMVARLERAFGDRRRELLAARKERQAGLDAGEELGFLPETAHVREGGWTVAPPSPGLSDRRVEITGPTDLKMVINALNSGATGFMADFEDSNTPTWANMVTGQASLTAAVAGTLSFTSPDGREYRLGEQLATLLVRPRGWHLDERHVIVDGNAVSASLFDIGVFCVHNARTLAERGRGPYFYLPKLESHLEARLWNDVLDLLEAQLGLEHGTTKATVLIETLPAAFEMDEILHELRDHSCSLNAGRWDYLFSAIKTNRTRADRILPDRSSVTMAVPFMRAYTELLVKTCHRRGAHAMGGMAAFIPSRRDAALNERALAKVAEDKRREATAGFDGTWVAHPDLVPVAMAELDAVLQGRPHQIERQRPDVDVTAEQLLDIASAGTRCTEDGLRNAVSVSIQYLSSWLRGSGAVGVDNLMEDVATAEISRAQVWQWVHHGVTLDDGRTVTADLVRQVAAEELQRIREAVGEDVFAASRADDAMAVFEEVALSDELVDFLTLVAYQRID, encoded by the coding sequence GTGACCGCGAGACCGGACGGCGTGCTCGTCAGCGGCGAGGCCTACCCCGACGTCCTCACCCCGGAGGCGCTCGCGATGGTCGCCCGCCTCGAGCGGGCGTTCGGGGACCGGCGCCGCGAGCTCCTCGCCGCGCGGAAGGAGCGGCAGGCCGGCCTCGACGCCGGCGAGGAGCTCGGCTTCCTGCCGGAGACGGCGCACGTCCGCGAGGGCGGCTGGACCGTCGCGCCCCCGTCGCCGGGCCTGAGCGACCGGCGCGTGGAGATCACCGGGCCCACCGACCTGAAGATGGTGATCAACGCCCTCAACTCCGGCGCCACCGGCTTCATGGCCGACTTCGAGGACTCCAACACGCCGACCTGGGCCAACATGGTGACCGGCCAGGCGAGCCTCACCGCCGCAGTCGCGGGCACCCTGTCGTTCACGTCGCCGGACGGCAGGGAGTACCGCCTCGGCGAGCAGCTCGCCACGCTGCTCGTCCGGCCGCGCGGCTGGCACCTCGACGAGCGGCACGTGATCGTCGACGGGAACGCGGTCTCCGCCTCGCTGTTCGACATCGGCGTCTTCTGCGTCCACAACGCCCGCACGCTCGCCGAGCGCGGCCGCGGCCCGTACTTCTACCTGCCGAAGCTCGAGAGCCACCTCGAGGCCCGGCTGTGGAACGACGTGCTGGACCTACTGGAGGCCCAGCTCGGTCTCGAGCACGGGACGACGAAGGCGACCGTCCTCATCGAGACGCTGCCCGCCGCATTCGAGATGGACGAGATCCTCCACGAGCTCCGCGACCACTCGTGCTCGCTCAACGCCGGCCGCTGGGACTACCTGTTCAGCGCCATCAAGACGAACCGGACGCGCGCCGACCGGATCCTGCCCGACCGCAGCAGCGTCACCATGGCGGTGCCGTTCATGCGCGCCTACACCGAGCTGCTCGTGAAGACGTGCCACCGTCGCGGCGCGCACGCGATGGGCGGCATGGCGGCGTTCATCCCGTCCCGTCGCGACGCCGCGCTCAACGAGAGGGCCCTGGCGAAGGTCGCCGAGGACAAGCGGCGCGAGGCGACCGCGGGCTTCGACGGCACGTGGGTCGCCCACCCCGACCTCGTGCCCGTCGCGATGGCGGAGCTCGACGCCGTCCTCCAGGGCCGCCCGCACCAGATCGAGCGGCAGCGGCCGGACGTCGACGTCACCGCCGAGCAGCTGCTCGACATCGCCTCCGCCGGCACGCGGTGCACGGAGGACGGCCTGCGCAACGCGGTGTCGGTGTCGATCCAGTACCTGTCGTCGTGGCTGCGGGGCTCCGGCGCCGTCGGCGTGGACAACCTCATGGAGGACGTCGCGACCGCGGAGATCTCGCGGGCGCAGGTGTGGCAGTGGGTGCACCACGGCGTCACGCTCGACGACGGACGCACCGTCACCGCCGACCTCGTCCGGCAGGTCGCGGCGGAGGAGCTGCAGAGGATCCGCGAGGCGGTGGGCGAGGACGTCTTCGCCGCCAGCCGCGCCGACGACGCGATGGCGGTCTTCGAGGAGGTCGCGCTCTCCGACGAGCTCGTCGACTTCCTCACGCTGGTGGCGTACCAGCGCATCGACTGA